A window from Deinococcus aquiradiocola encodes these proteins:
- a CDS encoding MBOAT family O-acyltransferase has product MVFSSYIFLLLFLPLFLVAYALTPARARSWAILLGSLLFYAWAAPAALGLLVGVIVFTYLVGGRVMGTSGRARWTWLTLGVTGNLAMLGYFKYANMAVSSANAVREALGLDPFLWNHVLLPVGLSFYIFHAISYLVDLHRGTARPPRSIVEFGAFVSLFPHLVAGPILRFHLLAEQFRERTHTPEKFARGAQRVMVGLSMKVLLADPLAPLVNAAYTAAHPSAADAWLGSVAYTLQLFFDFAGYSHMAIGLALMLGFVFPENFLDPYTATSVTAFWQRWHVSLGAFLREYVYIPLGGNRAGPGRTQLNLFLTMTVGGLWHGANWTFVLWGMWNGAFLVLERALARRFRRPPPPAWYAVPKVMLIVILGRVLFRSDSVSHALEVYRGLLGANGAALTPAVSLLFTPERFAVMLAGVAVVYGVPLLRARPQLLRPAVLNGVGYARVPVFLLAVVTLAAQHDAPFLYFQF; this is encoded by the coding sequence ATGGTGTTCAGTTCCTACATCTTCCTGCTGCTGTTCCTGCCGCTCTTCCTGGTGGCCTACGCGCTCACGCCGGCCCGCGCGCGCTCGTGGGCGATCCTGCTCGGCAGCCTGCTGTTCTACGCCTGGGCCGCTCCGGCCGCGCTGGGCCTGCTGGTGGGCGTGATCGTGTTCACGTACCTGGTAGGTGGGCGCGTCATGGGCACGTCCGGCCGCGCCCGCTGGACGTGGCTGACACTCGGTGTGACCGGCAACCTCGCGATGCTCGGGTATTTCAAGTACGCGAACATGGCGGTCTCCAGCGCCAACGCCGTCCGTGAGGCGCTGGGCCTGGACCCGTTCCTGTGGAATCACGTGCTGCTGCCGGTCGGCCTGTCCTTCTACATCTTCCACGCGATCAGTTACCTGGTGGACCTGCACCGCGGGACGGCCAGACCGCCGCGCAGCATCGTGGAGTTCGGGGCGTTCGTGAGCCTCTTCCCTCACCTGGTGGCCGGACCGATCCTGCGCTTTCACCTGCTGGCCGAGCAGTTCCGGGAACGGACGCACACCCCGGAGAAGTTCGCGCGGGGCGCGCAGCGCGTCATGGTGGGCCTGAGCATGAAGGTGCTGCTGGCCGACCCGCTCGCGCCGCTCGTGAACGCCGCGTACACGGCCGCTCACCCCAGCGCGGCGGACGCGTGGCTCGGCAGCGTCGCGTACACGCTGCAGCTGTTCTTCGATTTCGCGGGGTACAGCCACATGGCGATCGGGCTGGCGCTGATGCTGGGCTTCGTGTTCCCCGAGAACTTCCTCGACCCGTACACGGCGACGTCCGTGACGGCCTTCTGGCAGCGCTGGCACGTCTCGCTCGGCGCGTTCCTGCGCGAGTACGTGTACATTCCGCTCGGCGGGAACCGGGCCGGGCCGGGCCGCACGCAGCTGAACCTGTTCCTGACCATGACGGTGGGCGGCCTGTGGCACGGCGCGAACTGGACGTTCGTGCTGTGGGGCATGTGGAACGGGGCCTTCCTGGTGCTGGAACGCGCCCTCGCCCGCCGCTTCCGGCGCCCGCCGCCGCCCGCGTGGTACGCCGTGCCGAAGGTCATGCTGATCGTGATCCTGGGCCGCGTGCTGTTCCGCAGCGACAGCGTCTCGCACGCCCTGGAGGTGTACCGGGGACTCCTCGGCGCGAACGGCGCGGCCCTCACCCCGGCGGTGTCGCTGCTGTTCACGCCGGAACGCTTCGCGGTGATGCTCGCGGGTGTGGCCGTCGTGTACGGCGTGCCGCTTCTGCGCG